The Persephonella sp. KM09-Lau-8 nucleotide sequence GAAGAGGTTAAGCTAATCTATTTCCATGTTTTAAGTGGAAACAGAGCAATCCCATCCTCCACTGTAAAAATTGAAAAAGATGGGGAAGAAATTATATCAACCTCTTCAGGAGATGGTCCCATAGATAGTGCCCTAAAAGCCCTTGAAAAAGCACTGGGTATAACAGGAAGGCTTAAGGATTACACAATCCGTTCCCTGAGTGCAGGAAAAGATGCAATGGGAGAAGTTAGAGTGGTAGTTGATTTCGGTGGAACAATCAGCTCAGGAAAAGGAACATCTACCGATATTATAGAAGCAAGTGTGAAAGCTTATCTGGATGCTTATAACAGATATCTGGCAAGAAAGATATTTCTTGAAAAAAGAATTACAGAAGGTATTTAAGGGGGAAAATAATTGAAAGGAAAACTGATATTACTGCTGATATTAATAGCCGCTGCTGCAGGCGGCTTTTTTTACTATAAAGGAGTTATAGATTTTGATCCGCCACAGATAAAATTTGAGAAAAAACCTAAATACCTTGGCTCAGGAACAGAAATTAACTTTGCAGTAATTGATAAAAAACCAGGAATAAGCTCAGTAAAGGTTTATTTGGTTCAAAATAATAAAAATTTAAAAGTCTTAGAAGATACAGATTTTCCAGAAGGATTAACAGATAAGAGCTATGATTTAAAAATTGATGCAAGAAAGTATGGAATAAGTCAGGGTAAAGTCAAACTGGTCTTTGTTGTGGAAGACAGCTCTATTTTGAAAAATAAAAAAACCTACTCTTATGACCTTGAAGTTGATTTAACTCCTCCATCCCTCAGTATTCTTTCCTCCCCTGCTGGAATTATGAATGGAGGAACAGGATTTGTTTTCTACAGAACATCTTCAGATGTGGTTAAAACAGGTGTAAAAGTCGGAAATCTGGAGTTTAAATGTTTTAACAATATAATAGATAACCCAAATATTTATGGCTGTGCATTTCCTTACCCTTATTACTGGAACAGAAAAAAGTCTATTGTGGTCTTTGCTATAGACAAAGCAGGAAATAAAACCTCACATGCCCTTATGTATTATTTCAAGAGGGTAAAATATAAACGTTCAGTTATCAATATCACAGATGAGTTTATTGAAACAAAAGTAAGACCGCTATCAGACAAGGATATAGTTGACCCTGTTGAGCTTTTCAGATATGTAAATGTCCAGGTCAGGAAAAGAAATGAGGATATAATACACAAAATAACCTCCACCGTAACAATTAATGAGCCGCTCTTTAGAACGAACTTTTTACAGCTTAGAAACTCAAAAGTATTAGGTGGCTTTGCAGACTACAGAAAATACAGATACAAAGGCAGAATAATAAAAGGAGCCGATGCATACCACAAAGGCTTAGACATGGCTTCCATCAAAAATGCACCGGTTCAGGCAGCAGAAGATGGTAAAGTAGTATTTACGGGATTTCTGGGTATTTATGGAAACTCTGTAATAATAGAGCACGGAATGGGAGTTTTTACCCTTTATTCCCATCTTGCAGAAATTCATGTAAACAAGGGTGATGAAGTCACAAGGGGAACAGAAATAGGATTAACAGATACAACAGGACTTGCTGTAGGAGACCATTTACACTTTGGGGTGCTTGTTCAGGGATTTGAGGTTCATCCAATTGAGTGGCTGGATAAAAACTGGATAAAAACAAGATTTTTAGAGCCTTATATAAAAATAAAATCCTTATACGGAGGTCAGTAAATGAAGTTCTTTATCGACACAGCCAATATTGATGAGATTAAAGCTGCAAATGAGCTTAGAATTCTTGATGGGGTTACAACAAATCCAACTCTTATATCAAAAACAGGTAAACCATTTATGGAAGTTGTTAAAGAAATTCTGGCAGAAATCCCAGACAAGCCTGTTAGCCTTGAAGTTGCCAGCACAGATTATGAAGGAATGGTAAGAGAAGGAGAAATGCTGGCAAAATTAGGGGACAACGTTGTGATTAAAATCCCAGCAACAATTGATGGACTTAAAGCAGTCAAACATTTTGAGTATAACGGAATAAAAACAAATGTAACACTGATATTCTCTCCATCTCAGGCACTCCTTGCAATGAAGGCAGGAGCTTCATACATCTCTCCATTTGTAGGAAGACTTGATGATATTAGCCAGAATGGCATGGAGCTAATATCCCAGATTAGAACAATCATTGATAACTACGGATTTAACACAGAGATTATCGTTGCAAGTGTAAGACATCCAATGCATGTTGTTGAAGCTGCTCTGATAGGAGCAGATATTGCAACAATACCTTACAAAGTTATTGCACAGCTTATAAAACATCCACTTACAGATATTGGTCTTGAAAGATTTTTAAAAGATTGGGAAGCTGTTCCAGAAAAACCATTTTAAAATCTCTTGGGGCTTTTATGCCCCTTTATAAAAAAGATGAAATACAGAAAAAAAGGCATAAAAAAGGAACATCATATTATTGAAGACGGGGAAGAGCTACTTGAGGATTTAGTAAAAAAGGGATTAGTAAAGTCTATAATTCCAGGGAGAATAAAAACCACTCCGAAAGGCCAGCCAGGGAATCCACGTCTTACATTCCAGTATGAAACAAATTCAGGGGCTAAACTTCTTCTAAAAAAAGGCTCAACAGTTCAGGAAGTTTTTGTAATCACAAGTAATATTGAGGATTTAAAAGAATATATAACCAAAAAGTATAAAAATAAATAAAATTTTAACAAATATTAAGGTTATAATATTAGCTCAAGTTTTGTGATATATGGGAGATGAGAGTAACTGGTAGGAAAATTGATAAAAAAGACATTAGGATATAAAGGAGATTTCCAAAAAAACCAGGA carries:
- a CDS encoding DUF2103 domain-containing protein, with translation MKYRKKGIKKEHHIIEDGEELLEDLVKKGLVKSIIPGRIKTTPKGQPGNPRLTFQYETNSGAKLLLKKGSTVQEVFVITSNIEDLKEYITKKYKNK
- a CDS encoding M23 family metallopeptidase, which encodes MKGKLILLLILIAAAAGGFFYYKGVIDFDPPQIKFEKKPKYLGSGTEINFAVIDKKPGISSVKVYLVQNNKNLKVLEDTDFPEGLTDKSYDLKIDARKYGISQGKVKLVFVVEDSSILKNKKTYSYDLEVDLTPPSLSILSSPAGIMNGGTGFVFYRTSSDVVKTGVKVGNLEFKCFNNIIDNPNIYGCAFPYPYYWNRKKSIVVFAIDKAGNKTSHALMYYFKRVKYKRSVINITDEFIETKVRPLSDKDIVDPVELFRYVNVQVRKRNEDIIHKITSTVTINEPLFRTNFLQLRNSKVLGGFADYRKYRYKGRIIKGADAYHKGLDMASIKNAPVQAAEDGKVVFTGFLGIYGNSVIIEHGMGVFTLYSHLAEIHVNKGDEVTRGTEIGLTDTTGLAVGDHLHFGVLVQGFEVHPIEWLDKNWIKTRFLEPYIKIKSLYGGQ
- the fsa gene encoding fructose-6-phosphate aldolase, with translation MKFFIDTANIDEIKAANELRILDGVTTNPTLISKTGKPFMEVVKEILAEIPDKPVSLEVASTDYEGMVREGEMLAKLGDNVVIKIPATIDGLKAVKHFEYNGIKTNVTLIFSPSQALLAMKAGASYISPFVGRLDDISQNGMELISQIRTIIDNYGFNTEIIVASVRHPMHVVEAALIGADIATIPYKVIAQLIKHPLTDIGLERFLKDWEAVPEKPF